From the Hordeum vulgare subsp. vulgare chromosome 1H, MorexV3_pseudomolecules_assembly, whole genome shotgun sequence genome, the window GACCATCTGACCcgtgagagcagtcctctgtttcctcaTATTTTCAACTTCCTCCTTCAGCACTTTGTTggcttcacgcgcctgctccagcGACTTCTCTCGCTCCGCTAGCACCACCTTCATTccatccattgcaagcagtgccgcatcccgctcacctgcaaactgaatcttctccgccctgagagtctcatatgcggtccccatctcacaagttttctgccagccagcaccaagagacaatcagataattcaacaataaaagtctaagttcttcagacccctgccgacgcaagcagtcgacagcgatctcggggactacacccagtgggttcactgagagtgaccccactggtatgcaactcaaacaggcccgccctattgagatgcatgttacaaCCTATGCCTACGAGGCCaacactacccgacctgagtacaaattactctcggggactcttacagtaagtgcactacgagtgccacaactgctcgcagtcggtcatattatttatggacctgaccaaagcaaagacaatatgtataaagacaactgccggtgcaagcactcggcagaagtctcggggactacacccactgggttcactcagagtgaacccattgcaaaaaactacacccagtgggttacaagataaaagtaaatacttactagcccacttactcggatatcatcccgcagctccaagctccgctggtacaaggatgcgacggagtcgtaggccctcttggcttctccagtcatcagctccacctgcaccatggctcccttggccgctcccacctgctcctctgggagacactggatgttgaactcgacattcgatgaGCCTAGCATCGTCGGAAGCTCCTGAGGCATCCGAAGGtccgcttcagtcggctcttcaaccaccagcgccggttcggTCGGCGGCAACGCCTCAGTCGGcaacacgtcggcggcgagagcagcaactgCGGGACGGCCTCAAGGATAGGCTCTGCGGCGGGCTCGGGTTCCTCCTGGTCACCCTCgcccacgcaaatcgcccctgccagaccgaaTGTCGCGAGATCTCAAAAAAAGAGAAGGACAAGACCGAAGATAGAATTCGAGAcacgatagtataaaacactcgaagtcactacaacgcacctggctgggacgagacgacgttgtccgtgtccatggggtcgtcctccTGGCgcaccggagaggtggcagaagtagcgactctgtcgagtgaaatccatccgACCAATAAAACAGGAGTTCAttcagatatcagaagaaattagaagatcaatacacttacgtggaggtgtcggggacagcaaccctcatccgcggcagagccttccgaggtttggacccactcggtttggccgccttggaagactgacccgcaggttcagcggcggcatccctggccctcttggtgctccgaacgCTCGGAACCGCTGGAGCAGCGAGCGGGCGCTCGAAGATGCCGGATGAGCCGATgggacggcaggctcgtgtcggcgcttggtccgatgctctaattgTAGAGCCGGcgagtcctcctcctcgtcttcctcctcttcctcgctaatCTCTTCCtctgactccccgctgtcggagacatactcagcgctctccacgctgccctcttggctaccttcttcctcctcctcgtccgggttcccgttcgagacaggagaaaaccagttggcccACTTTTGCATGAaaaacagtcggcgacatcaagcgaCAGGCAGAGATTCAAAAAAGCAATGAAACcaaaacagatacgtgcactcggcGCATAGTGCTCAcccgattcggaggaggattgtctgcgctgaaagccctcactcgccgagacccctggggttctcgcaggcaccagtgatctggagcacccacgacgccaccttctcctcgatcacactcaagacgttggtccgagtggagtcctcgacccccgagtagtgccacatggcgtggttgcGGGCCTGCagcggttgtatgcgccgaccaaggaaagtctccagcaaatccatgccggtgactcccctcctgacgacgtccacgagcgcatctaccatgggatggatgtcgagcttctctgccttcgtgagcgcgagctgcttaggtggagcgggacgatctagGCTAAAAGGGGGCAGCCCTGAGgaggcattcggacaggcgacgtcttggcaatagaaccacgtcgactgccagttcctgaccgactcgctcagctggagagcaggataactactacgactctttttctggaaaccaaagcctccgcagagttggagaagatgcgttttatcatccgactggctgagtcgtttgatagtctgagatctagcagagaatatgtgtttgaacaacccccaatgggggggcagcctatgaagcactcgcacataacgatgaaagcggagagatgggcgatggcattcggagggaagtggtgaagctgtgccccaaagtgattcatgatgcccttaaagaaaggatgcgggggcagggagaaacctcggtagacatggctgagcagcaagacgcgctccccctcccggggcgccggctcgacctcgttctccgccggcagcctccaagacttgtggacgatcatcccgtcctccaccagctgcagcagatccccctccatcaccgtggaggggaggaagtcgccttgaatccaccccgctggcaagggccgctgccgccgctgagcaggagccgccgccttccccttcttcttcctcgcctccatcttgctggtctgacccttggtcatggcggaagttgcgagttcgcgggaagggaggaggagtggAGAGGTTAGGCGCGCTGGAAGAGGCAAGGAGGACGAAGCAATGGCAGGCGCGCTGGAAGATGCGAGGAGGACGAAACAATGGCAagagatccggcgggcgtaacgaaaaacccttgccgccgggatttaagtaaggttccgactgggtcgctggcaagtgggcccgaaaccttatcccccgaccgaccgcggcgatatcagtggaggagttgaaggcgcgagaatcgaggcgttaggcgctactcgagcgcgtcgGCGTCATTCCCGCTGGGCGCGCGGAAACcaaaatttgaagatcccggaaaatccgccgctgtgagTTGACGGGTCGCGCCAAGAGATACCCCGAAAACACCCGGTATCCGACAGTTTGTTGCACGGAAATTTCCACTCGGatagttggtcagaaaagataaaatggatcgaggcaagcaacgcccaagcgaaatccgttccagtcggattcaAACTTCAAGCATTgcctcgtcgttccaaccccaatccattcggggactaatgatggggttatagtcctagggtagggtcataggcctgacctgtaggtcctacccaaggactacccctcacaaaggacaagagccttagtcagttccgactgaattaaggagtccccatcatccagtcggtaacaggtcctcgatgaTCCAGTCGGGGACTAACATTCAGAGGATATCAAGctgaccgactggataccactcggtacatcgtaacccccctggagggaaatagtcgtacgtttccaggtgcatttattagcatttaggtcatcgttacctgtaacgtacgcattcaatcgccactactccacccctataccggaaccattgtggagggcagcgcactccatataagccaccctcccccatcggtaaaggggttagcaactcattgtattccctattccactcgacaacaagctccctgagcactgagacgtagggctattacctccaccgtagaggggcctgaactcatacatcctcgccgtagctaggactctgcccatccttttcgtaccctacacatctactgtcaggcttatacccacgacaggcccCGTTCGACTTGCCAACCTCATCACCAACCATGCCACGCACCGCATGATCCAGGACAGATGTGTCGCCAACCGAGCTGAGCGGGTGCTTGTCTCCTAGGCCGATGCTCGCCACCATGTCCACCACCACAAGGCACGGGAACGTTGCCGCctactgatacttgtgatctgcgttggattttccatgaagaggaacgggtaattgcagcacaatacgggtaattatttccctcagttcagaaaccaaggtttatcgaaccaataggaatatcaatcctcaaccgtctttagCGGCTGCACACCAGGGACGAAGCTGTAGTATAGTCGCTGGGGTCAATTGACCCCAGTGCCTTTGAGTATTTGAAGGTTACTATGTCTAGCAATACTACGTTTGACCCCAGCCAAAAAATATATTTGACCCCAGCCCAGCACCTGGTGTACAGCTTTACAAAGCGCCAACACACAAGGCCCTTGGCCCATAAGACATGGCTTAGGCTAGCTTACACAGGTACATACGTACGCGTATACGAGTAACTTCCTCTCTTCGCTATCGTCAGGTCGCCTCTCGGTCGCATCTCCTTCGCCTATTGCCCTAATCTAATCGCTGACAGCGGCGATCCCCAATCTTCAAGGGTGATTCCGGCTGGCCGGCCGCGCTGCGGCATAATCTTTAATCTCCGATCATTCTCTCCAACGTTGGCAATTCTCAAGCAGGTACACCGTACAGGCGTACACCAATCTCTTTCTCAGTTTCTCTTGGTCTCACGGTTAACAACTCATTCTCTCTAGATGGAGATGTCTAATTACTAAGTTTAATTTATGGTTTTTGCTGAATCTAGGAGGCTAGTACTAGAAGGATATGGACAGATTTCTGCTGAAACGTACTGGACTAGAGACTGATCTGGCAGGGAATTCAAGGTCAGTTAGACTAAGGCAAGATCAGGCACCAAATATTGGTACAACTAGTACAACACACATTAATTTGGATGAACTTCCTTTTGATCCGGCTAATCGAAAAAGAATATCACAGTACACTAAGAATCCAAAGAAGCAAGATGAGATCAGAAGAATATATTTAACTAGAGGACCTTATAGGCCACAAGAAGGCTTTATATATCCTCAAAAGACCATCGGAGGATTCGAGCGAAGATTCAAGCCAAAATGGTATAAAGATTATCATTGGCTAGAGTACAGTGATAAAGTGGATAAGGCATTTTGCCAATGTTGCTATTTGTTCAGGGATTGCATCGATGGTCAAGGTGGGAATGATGCATTTGTTGTCAATGGTTTCTCTAGTTGGAATAAGAAATACAGATTAGATACTCATGTGGGTGAGGTTAATAGCTATCACAATGTAGCTGCGAAAAGGTGTGATGCCTTGATGAATCAAGATCAGTCCATTAAGGTTGCCCTCAACAAGCAAACTGATATTACAAAAAGGCAAAATTGTATTCGGTTGAATACTTCTGTCGAATCAGTTAGATACTTGTTACATCAAGGTTTAGCTTTCCGTGGCAATGATGAATCAGAGGAATCCAAAAATAAGGGGAATTTTCGAGAGTTGGTACAAACATTAGCAAATCAAAATGAGGATGTGAGGAATGTAGTTCTTAAGAATGCTCCAAAAAATTGCAAATGGGTGTCTCCAGATATTCAAAAGGAACTTGCAAATTATTTTGCAAAGGTAAATTACTAAAATAACTATTCTTTATTTATTTCATATGATTTATCTCTTTGAGCACCCAAAATGATATTTTATCTTGTTTATTACACATAACATTGAATTCTATTCTTGAAGAAATTGGTGGAGATGTCTTCAGTTTGTTGATTGACAAGGCTTCCGATGTGTCGGACAAAGAACAAATGGCTGTTGTGCTGAGGTATGTTGACAAGCTAGGGTTAATCCTGGAACGACTCGTTGGGATAGTACATGTGAAGGAAACATCGGCAACGTGTCTCAAGTCAGCCCTTGAGAAATTGCTTATTGATATTGGATTAAGCTTCAAGCAAGTTAGAGGACAATGCTATGACGGGGCGAGCAATTTGAGGGGCGAGTTCAATGGTTTGAAAGCTAAAATTCTAGAAGAGAATAGATCAGCATATTACGTGCATTGTTTTGCTCACCAACTCCAATTGGTTATCGTAGcaatttcaaagaaggatggagaTATTGCAGATTTTTTTTACATGATCTCCCTTCTGTTTAATGTTGTTGGAGCTTCATGCAAAAGAAAAGACATGATCAGAGAGACTAATAGGGAGAATGTAAAAAGAGGCATAAGTAGTGGACGAATTAGTACCGGCACAGGGTTGAATCAAGATCAATCACTTCAAAGGGCGGGAGACACCCGTTGTGGTTCTCATTATAGAACCCTCTCAAGCTTAATTCAGTTGTTCCCATCAATTGTTAGTGTCCTCAAGGATGTATCAAAAGAAGGCAAGAAAGATTCCAAGAAAAGTGAAGCACGTGGTCTTCTATCATTTTTTGGAACCTttgattttgttttctatttgcACATGATGTTCCATATATTAGGGAGTGCCAACACTCTGTCACATGCATTGCAACAAAAGGATCAAGATATCTTGAATGCAATGTCATGTGTGAAGTCAACAAGGAATGATCTACAACAACTAAGAGATAATGGGTGGGAATCACTTCTAGAGAAGGTATATTCATTCTGTGAAGAACATGACATTCCCAAACTGAACATGCATGATGAATATATCAATCGACATAATACACAGAAAAGAACCAATATAACAAACCTACATCATTATCAAATAGAGTGTCTTAACACCGTTATTGATTGGCAACTTCCAGAGTTTGATGACAGATTCAATGAAGTaaattcttcattgcttattcacATGGCTTCTTTCAATCCAAAAAACTCTTTCGCTGCTTTTAACCCGGAGAGTTTGCTGAAGCTAGCTGAGTTTTATCCTCAGGATTTCCATTCATCAAAATTGATGGATCTTGGGCATGAACTTCGGATTTACATTGACAAAGTCCGAGTGGACAAAAGATTTGCCAATTTGGATGGCATTGCAGATCTTGCTAAAAAATTGGTTGACACTAAGAAACATCTTGCTTTCCCTTTGGTGTATCAACTTCTAAAGTTGGTACTGATTTTGCCCGTTGCCACGGCGTCAGTGGAGAGATGTTTTTCAGCAATGAATATTGTGAAGTGTGTTTTACGTAACAAAATGGGCGACAAGTTCATGAGTGACTCCTTGATTTGCTATGTGGAGAAAGATATTTTTCTACCATTACGAATGATGCCGTAATTGATATGTTTAAGAAAATGAGTGACCGGGAAGGCAAACTATAAAATGTGAGTCTCACATCACTGTAAGTTTGTAACATTTTCTCAATGCGATTTATTCTCTATATTATTTTTACACACCATTCATGTGAATATAATATATTTCTCTTGTTGATCCTTTTCAGGAAGTTACAAATGAAATTGTCGGAAGTCTTTTCTACTTATTTTATCTTTAATGTGTAAACAAATGGTTTTATGACTTCACGAAACTAGTACTTGGTATGACTATCTTGTTATTATGATACTGATTATATCATTGGCTAGTTGCATATTTTCGTTCTTCATGTTTCCCTTGGATGTTATTTCTATTGTGCTATAATGGGCATATTTTTGGGGTTTCCTTTTTATATTGCTCTCGGCATGAGCACGCCATAGCCTGTGCTATAGTGGGCATTGGATATTGGTTGACCCCACTGATCATTTTTTCTAGCTTCGTCcctgctgcacacaaaagaacaaacaacttgcacccaacacgggcaacagggttgtcaatccccttgatctcgttatttgcaagcaaatgaggtgtgtagataattgtagacaaTCGtagattgcaaaataaaataaaaaacaaatatgGACAACAAGGTAAGGataagttttgtaaatatataagtgaatagacccgggggccatagtgatccctagtggcatctttcatgaaagcaacttacggtgggtaaacaaataattgctgggcaattgacagaaaatctGATAGTTATGCAatgttcacggcaatgatcatgtgtatataggcatcacatccataagcaaataggacgactcctgcctgcacctactaatattacttcacttcaagagcattTATATGCTTGCCTCTCTTCACTTCACTTCTagagcacctactactattaaattcatgacaaagagagtaatgcttggagaacgatgacatgatatagaaaaagtaaactaaatcaatatgaataaaacccatcgttttatccttagtaaaaAAACACAAAGACGTATATCATCCCCTTGTGTCACTTTGATATAGAAACCCTTCACGttgaacccattacaacgcaTTCCTCTCACTAAAGAACTATCAGTCTACTtggctgatacgtatccaacatatcaatagtttatgaagtattcatgccatgttcacctatgtttacaatattttatatggatttgatgtaatttttgtgatttatttagaactaacttgagctaacgttgtttttagcagaactatcATGGTTTTGTTTcttgtgcagaaaatggaagttctcgaaaTTGCTCAAAACTTTTTGGCGATTTTTCTAGAACATAtgagaaatattggagcaaagaactaccagaggggagccacccgtgggccacaagccaacatggcacggccatccccctggtcgcgccctgatggcttgtggagcacacgtggctccgtttggcaTGATTCAAACGctgaaaaattatatatatatatatatatatatatcaaaacCCTCAGAAATAGACAGAACTTCCACTCCGTTGCCGCACCTCTCTGTATCAACAAAAAACCCATCTCGAGCCCTTCCAGTACCATGTTGGCagcgaaatcatctccggtggccatcttcatcatccccgcggaggccatgatgaggagggagtagttcactctcggggctgagggtttgtaacagtagctatgtgttcaatatctctctcgtgttcttgaaatggcacgatcttgatgtatcacatgcTTTGATTaatgtagttggatcatatggtgttcgtgTAACAGACCAAGTGCTCCCCATTTCCATGTTTGTAATATTGCGTGTATGTATGAACCTCCCATGTTTGCCCCATGTGGTTTGAGTAATAAATTTTCTTCATGTCATTCTTTGTTGTatcatggcatcatatcatcaTACCATAATGTTTGCATCATGCTTTGTTGAATGTGATGTGTGGGAGTGAGTGTGTTGAGTGGGATTGCATGATGAGGTGTGTGGAGTTGATGCCATGTCCATTTTCCTATAAAACTTCATTCCCATCTCCCTTTAAATTCAAATTTGTTGAATGTTTTATTTTACTTTCCCAAGTTCCTAAATAAAAATGTTCCAAAGTTGTCAATTTTTAGGGTATTTTAAAATAGTTCTTAGCCATGTGTGTAATTTCCTATTTTGTGGCTTTTGCAAAAACAATTTCTATAGTAAATAAAGGGTGATTTATTTGTTTTCTCTATAAATGCCAAACCCTTATTTAGAAATTAGTGCAtgtttttgtgagttcaaaactATTTTCCTTTCTCTCAAATTCTTTACTAAACTCCCCTGGCTATTTATTTTGTTTGCTGCTATTTATTAAAAAGGCAACccttttttctgagagagagcagcAACAGCCATCCCATGTGCCCTCAGGCCCACCAGCGGCCGAGCCAGCCAATAGTTCTCACGGCCCACTAGCgcggcccttcttcctccttcgtacGATAGGACATCTACAGTGTCCACGTCGGCTATGCCTCCGATTTGACGGTCGGGAGAGGTCCCtagtgttagaaattaattagtagattaattagccaagggatgtgtccaaccccgaacagtcgtgtctcctctctctctattgccaacaggcacctgttctggagggatgcctctgaacagacacctcttcttcgcacctcttccagatgtatatatacttgagaatcaatagaaattaggactaatcgtccattcactttcattcaacCTTGTTTTATTCTTACACGTTATCAGCACGATCCCAGCTGAGCGATTCCATCAGTGAGACGGTTTCCGACTACAGCATTGCCCGCCCGCGAGTTCATCGGCAACAACTTTTGATTCAGCGTGGTGGCGCCGCTAACATGCCGTCCCTCAGCCCGGCGGAAGCACATCCAGTCGGCAGCCTCACACCATGAATGGCCTCAATCTCTAACTGCCCCTTTGATTCCTACATGAATATAGGACATGAATGAGAGAAAGAAGAACGGGGTTGCAGGGGCATTAGCATACATCGAACCTTTCAAGTTGAGAACATGAATCAAGAAAAGGTAAAACGTCTCACTCTATTAGCATCGTCGCTAGACTTGGTGGTGACGCTCGTCGCCATCAGGATGTTAACGATGACTGCATCAGTTTCATCTGGCCTCGGCTCGCACTGGACTGAAACACCAGCACCACAGACCTCGCCTCCCACAACGGAAATGGTGGTGGGCCCTCAGGCACTCGACCCCGTGTCCCTACCTCCATGCTGAGGCAACACCGTCGGACGCGGCTCTTTCGGGTGCGCACGCACCGGCGTCCTTTGACCGAGGCGACGACGCGGCCACCGTACTGCATGGCGCAGCCACCATGTCGAGCCCGCCCGTGCGAGCGCCGTGACCTCGCCGCCTGGCAGTGTTCGCCCTCGCCGGCCCGCGTCGTGGCCGGCAGCGCCAGGCGTGGCCGCCTATGGCCGCGCCTGCCCAGCCGCCTGTGCCACGCGTCTGTACCACACCGCGTCTCGTGCCCGGCACGGGTCGTTGACACCATGGTCGTGCCGCACCGAGCCGTCGCCCGTCCGTGTGGCGCCGTCCTTGGACGGTCGCGGCGGTTACAGGAGAAACCCCCTTGAGGAATCCCTCtggagagaaaaagaagagaacctTATCTCTTCTGGTGTTTTCACTTCAGCCCTTGTGGTTTCTCATAATCACAAATAAGTTCCTGCATTTTTTATTGCTGAACCAATGGGTTAACAAATCTTTGCGATTAAGCCCTCCGGCTTAATGATTGTTATGAAAGAGCCATCATACTAGACTTTACGGTTCAGCCCGAGGCTCACgttattattatttatatttaTACAAAGCCTCAGCTTTAAAAAAAATACATATGTTAGGCCGTGGGGGTCCTCGGAGGTtgcataaaataaaattatgcaTCATTTTACAACAAGTAAAATTGCTATTTAAAGCCCTCAGATCTTCATATATTGCATGTATTTTCGTAGAAAATTGTTGTGAAATGAATATTTTGATTCATTTCACAGACGCCTTTGAAATTTATGGCATTTCCCAATACTAGCCTCAACAGTTTTCTatgatatgtgatacgtctccaacgtatctataatttttgatggtttcatgctattatcttgtcaaactttggatgttttgtatgccttttatatctttttttagactaacttattaac encodes:
- the LOC123398314 gene encoding uncharacterized protein LOC123398314 encodes the protein MGVSRYSKGTCKLFCKEIGGDVFSLLIDKASDVSDKEQMAVVLRYVDKLGLILERLVGIVHVKETSATCLKSALEKLLIDIGLSFKQVRGQCYDGAIGASCKRKDMIRETNRENVKRGISSGRISTGTGLNQDQSLQRAGDTRCGSHYRTLSSLIQLFPSIVKKFDDRFNEVNSSLLIHMASFNPKNSFAAFNPESLLKLAEFYPQDFHSSKLMDLGHELRIYIDKVRVDKRFANLDGIADLAKKLVDTKKHLAFPLVYQLLKLVLILPVATASVERCFSAMNIVKCVLRNKMGDKFMSDSLICYVEKDIFLPLRMMP